ATATGCTGATGAACAAAATATTCAGACATTCAAACAGGCCTGAAGTAAATAAATGTATTGTTTTTTGTGAAGGGGGTATCCAAACTTTTCTGCGTTATTTGAACTTCATAAAGCTagaatttcgtgatttttaaatattatttgccTACTAATCAAGTAATTTTAAACTCACCTTATATTAGTCAACAAATatagtcaattttgagaccagtaaaataatagaaaaatgatGTCGAAAGTCATAAAATTCGGGCCATATGAAGTTCAAATAGTCAAGTTTTACCGTGTCGATCGTTAATTCAAATGCTTGATCGTCGAAAATAACATCGAAGTTTATTTCTAGAAGAATTATAACTTTGCTCATacataataaaaagattttgaatagttgaatgagaaaaatagTCACAAAGGAtgcaattagaaaaaaaaaaaaaaaaaaaaaaaaaaaaaaaaaaaaaaaaaaaaaaaaaaaaaaaaaaaaaaaaaaaaaaaaaaaaaaaaaaaaaaaaaaaaaaaaaaaaaaaaaaaaaaaaaaaaaaaaaaaaaaaaaaaaaaaaaaaaaaaaaaaaaaaaaaaaaaaaaaaaaaaaaaaaaaaaaaaaaaaaaaaaaaaaaaaaaaaaaaaaaaaaaaaaaaaaaaaaaaaaaaaaaaaaaaaaaaaaaaaaaaaaaaaaaaaaaaaaaaaaaaaaaaaaaaaaaaaaaaaaaaaaaaaaaaaaaaaaaaaaaaaaaaaaaaaaaaaaaaaaaaaaaaaaaaaaaaaaaaaaaaaaaaaaaaaaaaaaaaaaaaaaaaaaaaaaaaaaaaaaaaaaaaaaaaaaaaaaaaaaaaaaacttgtatcTTCAGTTATTTTGCgtgttatttaatttgtaaattgtGAAGTACAGGTAATATTAAAATTAggtaattctaatattttaatatttgtaaattaagatgttaaatttatttgatctaaattttaaaaataaaaaaaagctaataTGGCAGCGTACTTAACTAAGCGCTAAAAAGAAgttgtatttaaatatttaaatttataaatgtgCTTCTACATAAAAAGAATTGTGCatgttaatttgtttaattaatgAATAAGCATGTTGCTTACtcaaaataaatacaaataattttcTTGTGTGCTCCTTAATTTATggtattatttataaaaaagagggtaaatatttttttcttcactttTTTACCATGTCTCACGTATCGTAAATAGTCCAAAATTGTAAATAAAAGCCTAATTTATCCccaaaaaactaataaaataaaagccaaataaaacaaatttctGATactctgtataaaattaaataagctTGATATTATTATGATAATAATATCACCATACATGATGAACCGAACATTAAGATTGCATaataaataacaacaacaataataataataataataataaaatgaagcTCCTACTAATCTAAGATAACTTAATttcttaaataataattaataactgaATTGAGCTTCCGCGATGCTTTGCTCAAcgtacttataattttttagccgCCGGTGCAGCAGTAATAAAATAGACGTAATGAGACACCGTAAGTAGTGCTGAACGGATTTTGAGTCAATTCGACGGTTAAACTTTTACTAAATTATGGATGAGCCATCTTGCTCCCATGCAGTGCTCCCCCCTTATTCCCCTTCCTATGCCTCCGGTGGCCGCCGCCACCGCGGCCGCNGGCTGGCCTCGGCGGGCCCGCCGAGCGTGTGCGCGAGCACCGACATCACCTTCGACTGCCGCGCGATGAGCCCCGTCGTTGCCGGCTCCTGTGACAGCACGATCTCATAGCCGTCGTCGTACGAATCCATCCCCTCCGCCATGACCTGCCACACCAGGCCGCCCGCCATCGACCCCCCGCCAGACCGCGCGAAGCGGTAGATGCTCCGGTACACCGTGTCGAGGTACGAGTCGCGACCGTCGACGGTGTAGCCCGGGTCCTTCTTCGACTTGCCGAACTCCGCGAAGACGAGGGGCTTCTGCAGGATCCGGCGTGCGTCGTCCCAGTGGCTCCACATCCACCGCTGCACGAATGCAGTTTGGGCATCGTCGGTTTGGCCGGAGAGCCTgacagagagagaaaagaaggtaAACTTacattttgtttaaagttactctctctcCAACTGTTATAGTTAGAACGGTGTTACCGCTATATTTGGATTCGCTTATGCAGTTTCAACTGCTTGTAAAGACACATTAATTCTCCACCGACTTAAGATTTAGAGATCGAACAACAGTTGTttcttattatttaatatgatacTAGGGCAAAAAAATCTTGAATTCGAGTCACAAGTTAGAGTCACTTCAGACTCCTAGTtgattttctcctatttaatcTGCGTTTACATCATGAATCTAATCAAAAATTCTTGAATTCAAACGTAAGAAGGaatagtgttaaatataaaaatataaaaatacaattGTTGTTTCGCATTATATAACACTACAGtagttgaattcaaatatatcaaattaaatgcCCGACTTGGATTTGGATGTAGATGCAATTAAGTGCAACCAAGGAGCAcctaataattatatatatctcttattGTTTTCACTTTTAAGGGTGTATTTACATATATTATccttcaaaatcaatttttcatTATAGAGTATACTATTACAATTAATTGTCCACTAAAAATTGTTGATATGTTGGCATGTTGATGTGTTATACTTatagattaatttttatttttattttaaaagatatgcATATATTAGCTAAAAATAAACTTCATAGGAAGTTCATTTACAAAGAAAAATTGGACAATTAATTCCCTTGATTTTTTATGGTACTATTGAACCAAAATGCACCTTCCAATAAAGGGTACATATATGGAAACATATTTGTAAGTAAAAATACATATGGTTTTGGATGGACATGTGCACAAAagcctaaaaaataattaatggtggtgttattaattagtatatatgtTTGTTGTTAATTCAgttaaataacataaaataacCATTAATTGTGAGTTTTTTAATATAGGCTCGATTTGAACTCAGAATCTATTGCTATTGCTCGTTCGAATACCATATTAAATGACATAAAACAATCgttatttttcaaaaagctCAAGTTATATATTAAAGAACGGTATGTTCAATACTTATATTCAGTAATTACCATATATCAGGGTATGCGTGGATGGTCGCAAAATCTATCTCCTTGATGAGATTACTAGTAATATAATCCGTCCCAACTTGGTACCCGGGATTGTACTGCTTCTTCTCCGGCATGGAGTCGCCATAAAAACCCTCCATACCGGCTTCGAGAAGGTGCTTCTCGTCGAGCGATTTCGCGTAAGTCGACATCTCTTGTATCCATCCCTGCTCATATGCAAATGAAAATTACTATTATGATATAAAAAAGAAACTATGATATGTGAAAATGATAATGTATGCATGCACGTATGTACGTACGTGGTTTTacgtacatacatatacatgaaTTTTTCGTAAAAAATCTTACTAGAAATAAATAGTTGTTTcgcattaattaatttgatgaattatttatttgttagtAATATAATTAAGGACATAGAAAACACCAATTATTACATTAATCATTTTCCCAGAGTAATCTGATTGGCAACGAGGTTCATTCATTAGTTCCCATGCCATGATTGTTGAGTCATCCTTGTAGGCCATGTTAGTCATTGTGTTGATCCTTGTTAACACTGtctgaaaaaaacaaaaacaaaaaaaaaaagaaaaaaaaaagaagcattaatattgtataaattttgagtaattttgcatggaatatatatatatatatagcattattCAATTGATCAACATATATAGTAACCTTAAGCTCACCTTTACATGGTTCTTGTAGTATCCCTTCACCACTTCATTTGTATAGAAATCGTCCTCCCCGTTCACCGGCGCCGCTCCCGCATTCTGAGCCCACTGCACGTACTGCGCCCTACCGCCAAAGTCCTTGAAGTTGTTCACTAAGCTCAGGATCAAGCGAATTCCGTACTTTTGTGCCTCCGAGATCACAAAGTCAAGtccctgatatatatatatatatatgcaaagtAAATGAAGAGTTGTTTAAATTCATACTACTCTTATAAGTTGCTGATGTGCTGGCATGTAGGTAACTCTTTTAATCACCTGGAAAACGAATTCATTGTACACGCCAGGCGACACCTGGAGGGCGCGATCGCCACCGTCGCTAAACGCCCACGTCCGACACACGGTGAGCCCGTTCGCCGCCGCCTCGCGAAGCACTTCGGTGACCTTACCGCGCTCCGCGGGCTCCGCCGCGACGTGCATCATCCAATAAGAGTTGAACCCATTGAACAAGAATGGCTGGCCATTGAGCACAAACTCAGTCCCTTGAACCCCAACAAATTGAT
This DNA window, taken from Ananas comosus cultivar F153 linkage group 21, ASM154086v1, whole genome shotgun sequence, encodes the following:
- the LOC109726348 gene encoding mannan endo-1,4-beta-mannosidase 5-like; its protein translation is MNTPQTQTLAKTNMANRSIFTHKLFHILITFVALTCEATYGDQFVGVQGTEFVLNGQPFLFNGFNSYWMMHVAAEPAERGKVTEVLREAAANGLTVCRTWAFSDGGDRALQVSPGVYNEFVFQGLDFVISEAQKYGIRLILSLVNNFKDFGGRAQYVQWAQNAGAAPVNGEDDFYTNEVVKGYYKNHVKTVLTRINTMTNMAYKDDSTIMAWELMNEPRCQSDYSGKMINGWIQEMSTYAKSLDEKHLLEAGMEGFYGDSMPEKKQYNPGYQVGTDYITSNLIKEIDFATIHAYPDIWLSGQTDDAQTAFVQRWMWSHWDDARRILQKPLVFAEFGKSKKDPGYTVDGRDSYLDTVYRSIYRFARSGGGSMAGGLVWQVMAEGMDSYDDGYEIVLSQEPATTGLIARQSKVMSVLAHTLGGPAEASXRPRWRRPPEA